AATGTTTTGCTTAATCCGGGTAGCTCCATCAACATTCCATTTACAGGTAGGGTTATCATCATGCAGGTAATTGATGTCCACCTTCGCATTAGTAACATCCACTGCTGCCACTTTATCGGGAAACAAGTAACCAAAAAGCATTGCGCCGGTGCAGCCTGAAGAACTGCCCTGTGTATAGATGCTATGCGGATCAATATCACTGGGAAAAGTGCGAAGCAACCAGTCGTAAGTCCACTTGACACGTTGTATTGTATATGTTTTATCGACTCCGGTTGTAGGCCATGGAGTATCATTATTAGCATTATAAACATCAAAATTTTCGTGATAACCGATCCACTTGGTATTTTCTCCATAGATCGGGTCCCAGCTGAAATTCGGTATATCATCTTCCATAGATATCTTCCAATTTCCCGGCAGATCTACGGAATTACAATTTGCATAAGCATTGCCGCCACCCCCATAAAATAAAAATGTGGCTCCGTTAGGGCCGGAAGGATCAGCATCTTTAACAATGCCGAAATTGAATGATAGGCATCCTTCATTAGTCATTTCAGGAGTAAATGGTGTCTGAATATTCCCCCCAAATACTACATAAGCATTATAAAATAGGTCAGGGTTGTCCAGAAGCGGAAGACCTGATACCTGTAAGATTGCTTTTACAGGTGCAACCTGTTCCGCCACACCATTGATTAGCGAATTAGCACCGGATTTTATATGCCGGTTTTCCATCCCGCCCGAGTCAGCAGTTACTGCATAGTAACGGGTTTTATTATCGCTGCAGGTAGTAACAAAAACCCCTTGTTCCGGGGTTAAGGTCTGAATAGGATTATCATTGATAACAAAATAGAAAGTATTTGCACCGCCTTCTCCATTTACGCCAATATTTAAGAAATAATTAAAAGATGAGTTATTGGGAATACGTCCTATATATTTTGAACTGTCAAGATTAGATGAGGTGATAGCTCTACTGTAACGGTAGATGTAGTAAAAACCGGAATCATAAGATGATATGTTATTCCAAACTAAAAAAGTCTGACCATTTCTGTAATTAGCAACCAGGTTAGTAACTACTTGCGCCTTCAGATAGCAAACGGAAAAAAGAATGGTAATTAACAGTAATAAAAATTTTCTCATAAAAGGAAAAGAGATTGAATTTTGGCGCGTAAAATTAGATAACTATAGTGAGAATACCTTACGAAAGACTGCTGTCAAATATTTAATTTTCACCGTTAAACTAAGTTCCAATTGTAATGTCTTATTTGATTTTTGTATCTGCCCCTTATTATTTGAATAGAGCATTAGTGACAATTTAGTTCCAATCCTTTTGATCTTCTTTATTCAGTTCATTTAGTAAAGAAGGCGTAATATTTATCTTAACAAGCGAATAAAGAATATCATAAACTTCCTTTACGTTTGGCAACATCGCCAGGCCGGGTAAGGCCTCCTGCACAAAATAAAAACCCCCAAGCAACCATGGATAAAGAGGATTGGTATTCCCCAATATGATAAACCCGGAGCCATCCTTTTCTTCTGTAAGATCAAGCCGTTCAATATTTTTAAGCGGCAGGGTTTTCAGGTTTAATTTTTTTCTTTCATTTTTCAACAGCACTCTTTTATTAGTAATGCAGTAAAAAGTCCGTGCCCTTTTTCGGGCACTAAGAAAAAATCTGAGGATGCACATGTAAACACTGGCTAATGCAAGCATAACCCCGATTATTTTTAAGGTAAAAGGAGATTCGTAATAGAGCAGTGTATAATTGAGAATGAGTGAAAAACCCACCAGTATAATGCTCATGGGTATCAGAAGCATATCTGCATCGCGGAGTTGTACACCACGCTTGGGCTGCCCGGTCCATATAATTTTCTCATCTTCCTTCAAATAGGGAATAAATAAGGGCTCTAAAAGCATAAATGGAAACCCGGGTTGAGTGGCACTAAAATAGCAATCACATAGGATTCGTAAATTTAGGGCGAATTAAAGTTGTTCTTACTTTTACGTTTTTTTAGCAATTTCTATCATGCGGTTTAATTAAAAATATTCGGGCCGATATATATATTCCAAAATAAAGAAGATACTGTGAGATTTATTAACAGAGAAATAAGCTGGCTTTCATTTAATGAGCGGGTGTTGCAGGAAGCGGAAGATCTTAATGTCCCTCTGCTTGAACGATTGCGATTTCTTGGAATTTTTTCGTCAAATCTTGATGAATTTTTCCGGGTCCGCGTGGCCACTCTTAAGCGCATGATGCCGCTGGGGAAAAAGGCGAAGAAAACAATTGGTGATACTCCTAAAAAGATATTGAGTGAAATTTTTAACACGGTTGTTACTCAGCAAAACAGGTTCAATCAGATCTATCAGCAATTGTTACAAGCCTTAGAGCAGGAGAATATATTTATCATTAATGAAAAGCAGCTTAGTCCCGAACAGGGAGCATTTGTGAGGAACTATTTTCACCGTGAAGTGCGTGCAGCTCTTGTACCTATAATGATAGATTCAATAGAAGAATTCCCCTATCTGAGGGACCATGCAATTTATCTGGCGGTACATCTCTCCGACAGTACCGGTGAGCATAAAGCAAAATATTCCATTATTGAAGTACCTACGGATGTAGTATCCCGATTTCTGGTTTTACCTAAAGAAGGCGATAAAAACTCTGTAATACTTCTCGATGATATTATTCGCTATTGCCTTGACGATGTATTTTATATGTTTTCGTTCGATACATTTAAAGCAGCTATGGTAAAAATGACCCGCGATGCTGAATTGGATTTACTGGAAGATTATACAGAGAGCTTTGTGGGTAAGGTGGAGAAAGGATTAAAGCAGCGAAAGCGTGGTAAGCCCGTGCGGTTTATCTATGATGCCGCTATTGATTCAGACCTGCTTGATTACATGTTAAAGAGAATGCATCTCAAAAAAGGAGATGATAATATCGTGGCCGGAGCACGCTACCATAACTTCAAAGACTTTGTCAGCTTTCCCTCCTTGGGCAAAATGTATTTATTATACCCGCAAAACGAGCGGTTGCTGCATCCCGATCTTCCTGTAAATAAGCGCATGCTTCCCGTAATTGCTCAAAAGGATGTGCTGCTTCATTTCCCTTATCACTCCTTTGATTATTTTATTGATTTCCTTCGGGAAGCAGCCATCGATCCTAAAGTTTCAGAGATTAAGATTACCCTGTATCGCCTTGCAAAAAATTCCAAAGTTGCCAACTCACTTATTAATGCGGTACGTAACGGAAAGAAAGTAGTGGTGGTAATGGAACTGCAGGCACGGTTTGATGAGGAACATAATATTTTCTGGAGCGACCGCCTTACAGAAGAAGGAGCGCATATAATTTTTGGTGTTCAGGGATTGAAAGTGCATAGTAAAATATGTTTAATTACCAGGAAAGAAAAAGGAAAGGATGTATTGTATGCAAACGTTTCCACAGGTAACTATAATGAGTCTACAGCCAAAATTTACTCAGACCATAGCCTGTTTACAGCAGATAGTAAAATAACCAATGAGCTGGAAGAAATGTTTACTTTTTTTCAGAATACCTACAAGGTTCCTGAATATAAACATTTGATTGTTGCTCCTACCTATATGCGAAAGCGGCTTGAGAAACTGATCGATCGTGAAATACAGGCAGCGAAGAACGGAAGATTAGCCAGGATCGATATTAAGCTGAATAATTTTGCCGATTTGGCGATGGTAGAAAAAGTTCTCGAGGCTGCAAGGGCCGGAGTTACAGTGCGCATGCTTATCAGGGGCACTTGTGCTATTGGAGCCATTTCAGACGAAGTAAAAAAGAATATCCATATTATCAGCATTGTAGATAAATTCCTTGAACATTCCAGAATTTTTGTTTTCTATAATGAAGGTAAAGAAGCTATATATATTTCCTCTGCCGATTGGATGATGCGTAATTTAAACAGCCGGGTTGAAATGGCTCTTCCAATCTATGATACCAATATCAGAAAAGAAATCCTTGAATTTCTTGATATTCAGTTCCATGATAATGTTAAAGCGCGCATTCTGGATGACCAGCAGCAAAATTATTATCTTAGAAACGATAAACCACCATTCCGTTCACAGGAAGAAATATATTTCTATCTAAAGAATAAGCTTGAAAAGAGTCGGGAAATACATGAATCGGTGTTGAATAAGCCGGTGATAGAACCTGTGGAGCTGTAATAATTCAATACAGCATGGCGCATCCTATTATACTAAATCCATTTTGCTTTATTCCACAATAAATTTTCCATTCATTTTTTGCCAATGTCCGGGGTAAGTACAGACAAACTGATAGTTACCGAAAGGTGGAGCGGCGAAAACCAAATCTGCAGATTGTCCTGGATTTAACAGAGGAGAGTGATATAAAACATTGGATCGGTCATCAGGAACAAATTCTTTTGCAGGACCAGCAGCATTACCGGCGGTTGCCACTTGTTCCATTGTCCCGGTTTTTACAATAAAAAAATTATGCTTCAGAGCAGAATCTTTTGCTGTATTGCTGAAATGGATCTTAATAGTAGAACCTGATTTTACGTGAATATCTGCCATTGAATAAGACATTACATCCATAGAATTTCCAATGGCATTTAATGTAAATTCCATTACTGGCGCACTGGCATCAATTTTATCCGGGTCGTATACTAATGGCTGCGAATGATAGGAAGAAGTATCCTGTGCATCAGAAGAAGTTTGTTGCTGATTGCTGTTACAAGCAGTAAAGTATAACAATGCAATGTAAGTGGAAAATACCGGAAAGGCTGATTTAATGGTCATTGTAATAATTTTGAGAATTATAAAAGAAACAACTGATATAAAAATTTGTTCACTGAATGTTTTTCATTAAATAAATGCAACTATAAACAGATTTAGCTTCATTAACTTCGAATTGTGTTTATAAAGGAAATGAAAGGGCCTCTGCTATTCATTTGCTTCCAGCTATTTACTTTATATAGTGGCGCTCAGGCTATTTATTTTTGTGATAATGTAAGTGATGATGGCTATCCTGTTTATTCGGTTACATCATTTATCATTTCAAAAAATGGCGGTGCTTTAAAAACTTAGTACGTGCTAAGGATAATACTCAATCAGGAATTGTGAGGTATAATATGTATCGTATTGAGCGAGGTTAAGAATATTTGATATTGAACTTGTACAGGAGGAAGATTCAGACTTTGCCTGGTTTACAAGGAATGTCGTATTCTATAAAGAAGCTTTCATCGCATAAAGGTTTGGGATGAAAACAATATCCTGGTTGTAACCGGAGATTTGGAAATCCGATATTCGGGTTACTGATTACAACGCCTGTCTCAAAGATCGGCTTATCTCTATCCTTCTCTATATTTTTTAGGAAGATTATTTAAAACAAGGTTATAAGAATCATCGATCATGCCCAATATCTCACTTTGAGGAATGGTTCCGTTATCCTCTACGCTGTTCCAATGCCTTTTATTCATATGATATGCCGGATATACTGCCGTATATTTTTCACGCAGCTCTATCGCCCTTTCCGGATCACATTTTAAATTTAACCGGAAAGGCCGGTACTCCAGACTGGTAAGTAAAAAAATTTTACCCATTACCCTATAGACCAGGGTATCATTATCAAAAGGAAAATCTTCAGTAACACCCTTTTTTCTTTTGCAATATTCCCGCAGCATTTCATGGTTCATGCTACCTTATAATTTTTTTATCTGCGGTTATCATGTTATTATTCGATGGTAAGCTGATTAATCGCTTCCTCCAGCTCTCTGTGCGCATGTACATCTTTACCTGAGGTCCTCCATAAACCTTCCTTGTAAGTTTCCTCTGCCTCCTCCAGCATATTCAATTTCTCATACAATTTTCCGAGGTGGTAATATAACCCTGTGTAATCGGGATCATGCCTCAGTATATCTTTAAAATACTCAAGTGCCTTGTCATTATCTCCACCATTGATGTATTCAAGGGCCAGCGCAAACTTTACAAAACTATCACCAGGATTTTGCTTAAGAAAAGAGTTCAGCTGTTCTATACGCTTTGTATTCATGCCTTCAGGAAAAAGTTTTTTGGCTACCTTTGCGCCTCACAAAAAGGGCTTTTTCATTCACCCTTTAATTATACTAAAGATAGATGAAGATTTTAGTTTGCATTTCTAAAACGCCCGACACTACAACGAAAATTTCATTTATTAATGGTAACACCCGGTTCAACAGTGATAAAGTTCAGTTTATTATTAATCCGTATGATGAATGGTACGCATTAGTGCGTGCTGTAGAGTTAAAGGAAAAATTAGGAGCACAGGTTACAATAATAAATGTTGGCTTATCCGACAGCGAATCTATTATCCGTAAAGCGCTTGCAATAGGCGGCGATGATGCGGTGCGAATTGATGCAGAGCCGGATGATGCATTTTTTGTAGCAGATCAAATTGCCCAATACGCGAAACAGGAAAATTTTGAAATCATTTTTCTGGGTAAAGAAACCATCGACTACAATGGATCGCAGGTAGGGGGTATGGTTGCAGGACTTTTGGAAATTCCATTCATTTCTCTGGCTTCGAGGCTGGATTTAGAAGGAAATATGGCTACAGTGGAAAGAGATATTGCTGGTGGTCATGAAATTATTAGCGTTAAAACA
The window above is part of the Chitinophagales bacterium genome. Proteins encoded here:
- the ppk1 gene encoding polyphosphate kinase 1; this encodes MRFINREISWLSFNERVLQEAEDLNVPLLERLRFLGIFSSNLDEFFRVRVATLKRMMPLGKKAKKTIGDTPKKILSEIFNTVVTQQNRFNQIYQQLLQALEQENIFIINEKQLSPEQGAFVRNYFHREVRAALVPIMIDSIEEFPYLRDHAIYLAVHLSDSTGEHKAKYSIIEVPTDVVSRFLVLPKEGDKNSVILLDDIIRYCLDDVFYMFSFDTFKAAMVKMTRDAELDLLEDYTESFVGKVEKGLKQRKRGKPVRFIYDAAIDSDLLDYMLKRMHLKKGDDNIVAGARYHNFKDFVSFPSLGKMYLLYPQNERLLHPDLPVNKRMLPVIAQKDVLLHFPYHSFDYFIDFLREAAIDPKVSEIKITLYRLAKNSKVANSLINAVRNGKKVVVVMELQARFDEEHNIFWSDRLTEEGAHIIFGVQGLKVHSKICLITRKEKGKDVLYANVSTGNYNESTAKIYSDHSLFTADSKITNELEEMFTFFQNTYKVPEYKHLIVAPTYMRKRLEKLIDREIQAAKNGRLARIDIKLNNFADLAMVEKVLEAARAGVTVRMLIRGTCAIGAISDEVKKNIHIISIVDKFLEHSRIFVFYNEGKEAIYISSADWMMRNLNSRVEMALPIYDTNIRKEILEFLDIQFHDNVKARILDDQQQNYYLRNDKPPFRSQEEIYFYLKNKLEKSREIHESVLNKPVIEPVEL
- a CDS encoding cupredoxin domain-containing protein, which encodes MTIKSAFPVFSTYIALLYFTACNSNQQQTSSDAQDTSSYHSQPLVYDPDKIDASAPVMEFTLNAIGNSMDVMSYSMADIHVKSGSTIKIHFSNTAKDSALKHNFFIVKTGTMEQVATAGNAAGPAKEFVPDDRSNVLYHSPLLNPGQSADLVFAAPPFGNYQFVCTYPGHWQKMNGKFIVE
- a CDS encoding tetratricopeptide repeat protein; this translates as MNTKRIEQLNSFLKQNPGDSFVKFALALEYINGGDNDKALEYFKDILRHDPDYTGLYYHLGKLYEKLNMLEEAEETYKEGLWRTSGKDVHAHRELEEAINQLTIE
- a CDS encoding T9SS type A sorting domain-containing protein, which gives rise to MRKFLLLLITILFSVCYLKAQVVTNLVANYRNGQTFLVWNNISSYDSGFYYIYRYSRAITSSNLDSSKYIGRIPNNSSFNYFLNIGVNGEGGANTFYFVINDNPIQTLTPEQGVFVTTCSDNKTRYYAVTADSGGMENRHIKSGANSLINGVAEQVAPVKAILQVSGLPLLDNPDLFYNAYVVFGGNIQTPFTPEMTNEGCLSFNFGIVKDADPSGPNGATFLFYGGGGNAYANCNSVDLPGNWKISMEDDIPNFSWDPIYGENTKWIGYHENFDVYNANNDTPWPTTGVDKTYTIQRVKWTYDWLLRTFPSDIDPHSIYTQGSSSGCTGAMLFGYLFPDKVAAVDVTNAKVDINYLHDDNPTCKWNVDGATRIKQNIFIGDYIANLPTDMPKINGDGYYHMYDMADFNVLLADDKNISLPIYFMTSGKLDNVTCWDEKIPFYNSVNIYKSGGFYYWDLRIHKGGTHEIQDRSLSDLTRYHTNLSYPAFQYCSADSYSGDTINPAPPYYDGDTVGTKFGTLDWVDSSIHETPVSWQAILYAHQIVLLDGSLLPVQLPNTIETDITLRRLQQFINIPDKAKICMDNYQNGVLIQSQSIIYHSSSGLITFKKVKVSQESNLVKVYICASGRSSELTGINEITNPAADIIYPNPTSGLSTINFFLPESKQVVLRIRDMAGRQLSYTNQGELLEGEHSIHFDVSSFNSGIYIVELRAGDRVSLVKVLKN
- a CDS encoding MmcQ/YjbR family DNA-binding protein, with translation MNHEMLREYCKRKKGVTEDFPFDNDTLVYRVMGKIFLLTSLEYRPFRLNLKCDPERAIELREKYTAVYPAYHMNKRHWNSVEDNGTIPQSEILGMIDDSYNLVLNNLPKKYREG
- a CDS encoding electron transfer flavoprotein subunit beta/FixA family protein, which encodes MKILVCISKTPDTTTKISFINGNTRFNSDKVQFIINPYDEWYALVRAVELKEKLGAQVTIINVGLSDSESIIRKALAIGGDDAVRIDAEPDDAFFVADQIAQYAKQENFEIIFLGKETIDYNGSQVGGMVAGLLEIPFISLASRLDLEGNMATVERDIAGGHEIISVKTPFVISASKGMAEARIPNMRGIMAARTKPVKVLPPYQSEKLTSVKEYQLPKEKGGPKMISAEHPEELVKLLHEEAKVI